TTTATAAAGGAAAGGATCTCACTAAAATGCCCGCTCATAAAATAGTTCAGGCGGGGATAGCACAGTCACCGGAAGGGCGTCAGGTCTTCGGTACACTGACAGTAGAAGAAAATATGAAACTGGGGGCATACTCCCAGAAGACAGCGGACAAAGACACACTTGAGTGGATATACGAACTTTTCCCACGTCTTCTGGAGAGGCGTAAACAGCTTGCAGGAACACTATCAGGCGGTGAACAGCAGATGCTCGCCATATCAAGAGCACTTATGGCACAGCCAAAGCTCCTGCTCCTCGACGAACCTTCACTCGGTATTGCTCCGATACTTGTTAAGATGATATTCGCAGCAGTAAAAAAGATATCTTCCCACGGGGTAACTGTACTGCTCGTTGAACAAAATGCCAAAGCTGCTCTGAAACTCGCCGACAGGGGTTATGTGCTTGATGTTGGGAATGTAACCATCAAAGGGAGTGCAAAAGAGCTTCTGAGCGACCCTAAAGTTCAGGAAGCATATCTTGGTAAAAAGAGCTAAAACGGGCATATGTGCGTAAATAAAGGGATTATCTTTGACATAAAGCACTACGCTGTTCACGACGGACCAGGAATACGAACAACAGTATTCTTCAAAGGCTGCCCTCTATCATGTATGTGGTGTCACAACCCTGAAAGCAGGATGCAGGCTCCGCAAACCATAACAAAAGAGCTAAAACTTGACAATACAACCAGAACCACCAAAGAGACTGTCGGCAAAGAAATGACAGTCTCCGAGGTGATGACGGAGATAAACAAGGATATAATCTTTTTCGAGGAATCCGGTGGAGGAGTCACGTTCTCCGGTGGAGAAGTTTTCCAACAGGATAAATTTTTGATTTCGCTCCTTGCCGAATGTAAAAAGAGTGATATAAATATATGTGTGGACACAACAGGACATGTCAGTACAAAAGTGCTGAAAACCGCCGCACCATTAGTTGATACTTTCCTGTATGACATTAAGCTGATGAACGATGATGCACACAAAAAATACTGTGGCGTATCAAACAAACTAATACTGGCAAATCTCAGGTTTCTACTGGAAAGCGGGGCTGATGTGAGAGTTCGATTTCCTGTGATACCGGGAATAACCGATACAGAGGAAAATCTTATTCAGATAGCAGATTTTCTTTCTGAGTATAAACAAATCAAAATAGACCTCTTAGCCTATCATAAAATAGGCAGGGATAAGTACCGTAGGCTGGGAATGGAGTATCATATGGCTGGAGTTCAACAGCCTTCAGCAAAACGTATGCAGCAGATAGCGGACTTCTTTACCAGCAAAGACTTCATAGTGAAAATCGGAGGATAAAAACATGACAGAAAGGATAAAAAGACTTCGCAGAGAAAGCCTTGATGCAGTTGAAACAGTGTCGTCTGAACGTGGTGTGCTCCTTACTGAGTTTTTTAAAAGCGGTGCAGCAGACGGTTATTCCGTTCCGGTTCAGCGGGCAAAAGCTTTTTATTATATAATGGATAAAAAAGAGCTCTGGTTTCAGGATGGTGAGCTTATCGTAGGGGAGCGCGGTCCCAGAGCCAAAGCAACTCCCACTTATCCTGAAGTTTGCATCCACTCTAAAGAAGATT
This window of the Denitrovibrio acetiphilus DSM 12809 genome carries:
- a CDS encoding ABC transporter ATP-binding protein; this translates as MAETLLEVKDLVVNYGSIQAIKGISFDVKEGEIVSVLGANGAGKTTTLRTISGLIKAKSGNIFYKGKDLTKMPAHKIVQAGIAQSPEGRQVFGTLTVEENMKLGAYSQKTADKDTLEWIYELFPRLLERRKQLAGTLSGGEQQMLAISRALMAQPKLLLLDEPSLGIAPILVKMIFAAVKKISSHGVTVLLVEQNAKAALKLADRGYVLDVGNVTIKGSAKELLSDPKVQEAYLGKKS
- a CDS encoding glycyl-radical enzyme activating protein, whose protein sequence is MCVNKGIIFDIKHYAVHDGPGIRTTVFFKGCPLSCMWCHNPESRMQAPQTITKELKLDNTTRTTKETVGKEMTVSEVMTEINKDIIFFEESGGGVTFSGGEVFQQDKFLISLLAECKKSDINICVDTTGHVSTKVLKTAAPLVDTFLYDIKLMNDDAHKKYCGVSNKLILANLRFLLESGADVRVRFPVIPGITDTEENLIQIADFLSEYKQIKIDLLAYHKIGRDKYRRLGMEYHMAGVQQPSAKRMQQIADFFTSKDFIVKIGG